The following proteins are co-located in the Manihot esculenta cultivar AM560-2 chromosome 9, M.esculenta_v8, whole genome shotgun sequence genome:
- the LOC122724529 gene encoding putative pentatricopeptide repeat-containing protein At1g12700, mitochondrial isoform X2, with product MMMKMPWRRKSRSFHLQLQGAIGTIQSPFLFLFTNYCHSSTSTLEDARFLTNNFKSASFTHLDDAIASFNHVIHKHPLPSRAQFSRFLSALVKMKQYHTVFSMSKTIELLGISHDVYSLSILINCFSHLHLVDFGFSVFGKMLKFGLEPTTVTFTTLINGLCMESKIDKAVEFFDDMVARGYQPNVYTYNVIVNGMCKFGKTNVAIGLLKGMADRGCEPNVVTYSAIIDALCKDELVGEALELFSQMRNKGISPNVITYTGLIHGVCKLGQKNQALALMNEMVEQNISPDVYTFNVLIDALCKDGMVSEAQNTFNIMIQRGVEPDVVTYNSLIDGLCISDQFKEALALLKEMVGRNICPNVFTFNILIDTLCKKGLVSNAENIIKIMIQRGVEPDVVTYNSLMDGYCLCKQIDKARKLFDLMVTNGIADIFSYNILINGYCYVSSREAPNCKRAL from the exons atgatgatgaagatgccttggaggaggaagagcaggagcttccatcttcagctacaaggggcaattggtaccattcaatctccattcctattcttatttaccaattattgccattcttctacttccacacttgaagatgcacgcttcttgacaaataacttcaaatctgcTTCTTTTACCCACCTTGATGATGCCATTGCTTCCTTTAATCATGTAATTCATAAGCATCCTCTTCCTTCTAGGGCTCAATTTAGTAGATTCTTATCTGCCCTTGTGAAAATGAAACAATATCACACTGTCTTTTCCATGTCCAAAACAATTGAATTGCTAGGAATCTCACACGATGTTTATTCTCTTAGcatcttaattaattgcttCAGCCACTTACACCTTGTGGATTTTGGCTTCTCTGTTTTTGGTAAGATGCTCAAATTCGGATTGGAGCCTACCACTGTGACATTTACTACcttaattaatgggctttgTATGGAGAGTAAAATCGATAAGGCAGTGGAATTTTTCGATGATATGGTTGCACGTGGTTATCAACCTAATGTTTATACTTACAATGTGATAGTAAACGGAATGTGTAAATTTGGGAAAACAAACGTGGCTATTGGGCTGCTAAAGGGAATGGCTGATAGAGGTTGTGAGCCAAATGTTGTGACATACAGTGCAATCATTGACGCCCTTTGCAAGGATGAGCTAGTTGGTGAGGCTTTAGAGCTCTTCTCTCAAATGAGGAATAAGGGCATTTCACCTAATGTCATCACTTACACTGGTTTAATTCACGGTGTTTGCAAATTAGGCCAAAAGAACCAAGCTTTGGCCTTGATGAATGAAATGGTGGAGCAGAACATATCACCTGATGTTTATACCTTCAATGTATTGATTGATGCTCTTTGTAAGGATGGAATGGTTTCAGAGGCTCAAAATACATTCAAtataatgattcaaagaggtgtagAGCCTGATGTGGTCACCTACAATTCCTTAATTGATGGTCTTTGCATTTCAGACCAATTCAAGGAAGCTTTGGCCTTGTTGAAAGAAATGGTGGGGAGGAATATATGCCCTAATGTTTTTACCTTCAATATATTGATCGACACTCTTTGTAAAAAAGGATTGGTTTCAAATGCAgagaatataatcaaaataatgattcaaagaggtgtggAACCTGATGTTGTCACTTATAATTCATTGATGGATGGATATTGTCTGTGCAAGCAAATTGATAAGGCTAGAAAGCTATTTGATCTGATGGTGACCAACGGAATAGCTGACATTTTTAGCTACAACATTTTGATCAATGGATATT GCTATGTTTCAAGCAGGGAGGCCCCAAACTGCAAAAGAGCTCTTTAA
- the LOC122724529 gene encoding putative pentatricopeptide repeat-containing protein At1g12700, mitochondrial isoform X1 produces MMMKMPWRRKSRSFHLQLQGAIGTIQSPFLFLFTNYCHSSTSTLEDARFLTNNFKSASFTHLDDAIASFNHVIHKHPLPSRAQFSRFLSALVKMKQYHTVFSMSKTIELLGISHDVYSLSILINCFSHLHLVDFGFSVFGKMLKFGLEPTTVTFTTLINGLCMESKIDKAVEFFDDMVARGYQPNVYTYNVIVNGMCKFGKTNVAIGLLKGMADRGCEPNVVTYSAIIDALCKDELVGEALELFSQMRNKGISPNVITYTGLIHGVCKLGQKNQALALMNEMVEQNISPDVYTFNVLIDALCKDGMVSEAQNTFNIMIQRGVEPDVVTYNSLIDGLCISDQFKEALALLKEMVGRNICPNVFTFNILIDTLCKKGLVSNAENIIKIMIQRGVEPDVVTYNSLMDGYCLCKQIDKARKLFDLMVTNGIADIFSYNILINGYWRPQTAKELFKDMCSHGQQPNIVTFSIMIDGLCRQGNLDEALTLLKEMEESQLKPDLVTYSILINVQL; encoded by the exons atgatgatgaagatgccttggaggaggaagagcaggagcttccatcttcagctacaaggggcaattggtaccattcaatctccattcctattcttatttaccaattattgccattcttctacttccacacttgaagatgcacgcttcttgacaaataacttcaaatctgcTTCTTTTACCCACCTTGATGATGCCATTGCTTCCTTTAATCATGTAATTCATAAGCATCCTCTTCCTTCTAGGGCTCAATTTAGTAGATTCTTATCTGCCCTTGTGAAAATGAAACAATATCACACTGTCTTTTCCATGTCCAAAACAATTGAATTGCTAGGAATCTCACACGATGTTTATTCTCTTAGcatcttaattaattgcttCAGCCACTTACACCTTGTGGATTTTGGCTTCTCTGTTTTTGGTAAGATGCTCAAATTCGGATTGGAGCCTACCACTGTGACATTTACTACcttaattaatgggctttgTATGGAGAGTAAAATCGATAAGGCAGTGGAATTTTTCGATGATATGGTTGCACGTGGTTATCAACCTAATGTTTATACTTACAATGTGATAGTAAACGGAATGTGTAAATTTGGGAAAACAAACGTGGCTATTGGGCTGCTAAAGGGAATGGCTGATAGAGGTTGTGAGCCAAATGTTGTGACATACAGTGCAATCATTGACGCCCTTTGCAAGGATGAGCTAGTTGGTGAGGCTTTAGAGCTCTTCTCTCAAATGAGGAATAAGGGCATTTCACCTAATGTCATCACTTACACTGGTTTAATTCACGGTGTTTGCAAATTAGGCCAAAAGAACCAAGCTTTGGCCTTGATGAATGAAATGGTGGAGCAGAACATATCACCTGATGTTTATACCTTCAATGTATTGATTGATGCTCTTTGTAAGGATGGAATGGTTTCAGAGGCTCAAAATACATTCAAtataatgattcaaagaggtgtagAGCCTGATGTGGTCACCTACAATTCCTTAATTGATGGTCTTTGCATTTCAGACCAATTCAAGGAAGCTTTGGCCTTGTTGAAAGAAATGGTGGGGAGGAATATATGCCCTAATGTTTTTACCTTCAATATATTGATCGACACTCTTTGTAAAAAAGGATTGGTTTCAAATGCAgagaatataatcaaaataatgattcaaagaggtgtggAACCTGATGTTGTCACTTATAATTCATTGATGGATGGATATTGTCTGTGCAAGCAAATTGATAAGGCTAGAAAGCTATTTGATCTGATGGTGACCAACGGAATAGCTGACATTTTTAGCTACAACATTTTGATCAATGGATATT GGAGGCCCCAAACTGCAAAAGAGCTCTTTAAGGATATGTGCTCTCATGGTCAACAGCCAAATATAGTAACCTTCTCAATTATGATTGATGGCTTGTGTAGACAGGGGAATCTCGATGAAGCACTCACGCTATTGAAAGAAATGGAGGAAAGTCAGTTGAAGCCTGATCTTGTGACCTATAGCATTCTGATCAATG tGCAATTATGA
- the LOC110607256 gene encoding pentatricopeptide repeat-containing protein At1g63330-like isoform X1, producing the protein MKQYHTVLSMSKTIELVGISHDVYSLNILINCFCRLHLVDFGFSVFGKMLKFGLEPSIVTFTTLINGLCIESKIDKAVEFFDDMVARGYQPNVYTYSVIINGMCKFGKTSVSIRLLKGMADRGCEPNVVTYSAIIDALCKDELVGEALELFSQMRNKGISPDVITYTGLIHGVCKLGQKKQALALMNEMVEKNILPNVYTFSVLIDALCKDGMVAEAQNTFNVMIQRGVEPNVITYTTLIDGLCISDQFKEALALLKEMVGRNISPDVFTFNILIDTLCKKGLVSNAQNIIKIMIQRGVEPDVVNYNSLMDGYCLCKQIDKARKVFDLMVTNEIANIFSYTILINGYCKCKMIDDAKELFDEMSHKGLVPNVVTYSTLIEGMFQAGRPQTAQELFKDMCSHGQQPNIVTFSIMIDGLCRQGNLDEALTLLKEMEESQLKPDLVTHCILINGMCKAGKINDAKELFSSLFENGLQPNVHIYSAIMKGLCRQGLMDEAYKVFKDMEKVGCLPNNCCYNIIIQGFLKHGDLPKASELINEMVDKGFSADDATTELVVHLSRNNDLILRLLKVRNEGSAN; encoded by the coding sequence ATGAAACAATATCACACTGTCCTTTCCATGTCCAAAACAATTGAATTGGTAGGAATCTCTCACGATGTTTATTCTCTTAAcatcttaattaattgcttCTGTCGTTTACATCTTGTGGATTTTGGTTTCTCTGTTTTTGGTAAGATGCTCAAATTCGGATTGGAGCCTAGCATTGTGACATTTACGACcttaattaatgggctttgTATAGAGAGTAAAATCGACAAAGCAGTGGAATTTTTCGATGATATGGTTGCACGTGGTTATCAACCTAATGTTTATACTTACAGTGTGATAATAAACGGAATGTGTAAATTTGGGAAAACAAGTGTGTCTATTAGGCTCCTAAAGGGAATGGCTGATAGAGGTTGTGAGCCAAATGTTGTGACATACAGTGCAATCATTGACGCCCTTTGCAAGGATGAGCTAGTTGGTGAGGCTTTAGAGCTCTTCTCTCAAATGAGGAATAAGGGCATTTCACCTGATGTCATCACTTACACTGGTTTAATTCATGGTGTTTGCAAATTAGGCCAAAAGAAACAAGCTTTGGCCTTGATGAATGAAATGGTGGAGAAAAACATATTACCAAATGTTTATACCTTCAGTGTATTGATTGATGCTCTTTGTAAGGATGGAATGGTTGCAGAGGCTCAAAATACATTCAAtgtaatgattcaaagaggtgtagAGCCTAATGTGATCACATACACTACCTTAATTGATGGTCTTTGCATTTCAGACCAATTCAAGGAAGCTTTGGCCTTGTTGAAAGAAATGGTGGGGAGGAACATATCCCCTGATGTTTTTACCTTCAATATATTGATCGACACTCTTTGTAAGAAAGGACTGGTTTCAAATGCACAGAATATAATCAAGATAATGATTCAAAGGGGTGTGGAACCTGATGTTGTCAATTATAATTCATTGATGGATGGATATTGTCTGTGCAAGCAAATTGATAAGGCTAGAAAGGTATTTGATCTGATGGTGACCAATGAAATAGCTAACATTTTTAGCTACACCATTTTGATCAATGGATATTGTAAGTGCAAAATGATAGATGATGCAAAGGAACTTTTTGATGAAATGTCTCACAAAGGTTTAGTTCCTAATGTTGTTACTTATTCTACTCTTATAGAGGGTATGTTTCAAGCAGGGAGGCCCCAAACTGCACAGGAGCTCTTTAAGGATATGTGCTCTCATGGTCAACAGCCAAATATAGTAACCTTCTCAATTATGATTGATGGCTTGTGTAGACAGGGGAATCTCGATGAAGCACTCACCCTATTGAAAGAAATGGAGGAAAGTCAGTTGAAGCCTGATCTTGTGACCCATTGCATTCTGATCAATGGTATGTGCAAAGCTGGCAAGATTAATGATGCCAAGGAACTGTTTTCTAGTCTTTTTGAAAATGGTTTACAACCTAATGTTCATATATATAGTGCAATTATGAAAGGACTCTGCCGACAAGGATTAATGGATGAAGCGTATAAGGTATTTAAAGACATGGAAAAGGTAGGATGTTTACCAAATAATTGTTGTTATAATATCATCATTCAAGGGTTTCTCAAGCATGGGGATTTACCAAAAGCATCAGAACTAATCAACGAAATGGTTGATAAGGGGTTCTCTGCTGATGATGCTACCACAGAATTGGTAGTACATTTATCGCGGAATAATGATCTCATTCTGAGGCTTTTAAAGGTGCGCAATGAGGGATCAGCAAATTAA
- the LOC110607256 gene encoding putative pentatricopeptide repeat-containing protein At1g12700, mitochondrial isoform X2, with protein MKQYHTVLSMSKTIELVGISHDVYSLNILINCFCRLHLVDFGFSVFGKMLKFGLEPSIVTFTTLINGLCIESKIDKAVEFFDDMVARGYQPNVYTYSVIINGMCKFGKTSVSIRLLKGMADRGCEPNVVTYSAIIDALCKDELVGEALELFSQMRNKGISPDVITYTGLIHGVCKLGQKKQALALMNEMVEKNILPNVYTFSVLIDALCKDGMVAEAQNTFNVMIQRGVEPNVITYTTLIDGLCISDQFKEALALLKEMVGRNISPDVFTFNILIDTLCKKGLVSNAQNIIKIMIQRGVEPDVVNYNSLMDGYCLCKQIDKARKVFDLMVTNEIANIFSYTILINGYCKCKMIDDAKELFDEMSHKGLVPNVVTYSTLIEGMFQAGRPQTAQELFKDMCSHGQQPNIVTFSIMIDGLCRQGNLDEALTLLKEMEESQLKPDLVTHCILINGTCKDMTTTSPF; from the exons ATGAAACAATATCACACTGTCCTTTCCATGTCCAAAACAATTGAATTGGTAGGAATCTCTCACGATGTTTATTCTCTTAAcatcttaattaattgcttCTGTCGTTTACATCTTGTGGATTTTGGTTTCTCTGTTTTTGGTAAGATGCTCAAATTCGGATTGGAGCCTAGCATTGTGACATTTACGACcttaattaatgggctttgTATAGAGAGTAAAATCGACAAAGCAGTGGAATTTTTCGATGATATGGTTGCACGTGGTTATCAACCTAATGTTTATACTTACAGTGTGATAATAAACGGAATGTGTAAATTTGGGAAAACAAGTGTGTCTATTAGGCTCCTAAAGGGAATGGCTGATAGAGGTTGTGAGCCAAATGTTGTGACATACAGTGCAATCATTGACGCCCTTTGCAAGGATGAGCTAGTTGGTGAGGCTTTAGAGCTCTTCTCTCAAATGAGGAATAAGGGCATTTCACCTGATGTCATCACTTACACTGGTTTAATTCATGGTGTTTGCAAATTAGGCCAAAAGAAACAAGCTTTGGCCTTGATGAATGAAATGGTGGAGAAAAACATATTACCAAATGTTTATACCTTCAGTGTATTGATTGATGCTCTTTGTAAGGATGGAATGGTTGCAGAGGCTCAAAATACATTCAAtgtaatgattcaaagaggtgtagAGCCTAATGTGATCACATACACTACCTTAATTGATGGTCTTTGCATTTCAGACCAATTCAAGGAAGCTTTGGCCTTGTTGAAAGAAATGGTGGGGAGGAACATATCCCCTGATGTTTTTACCTTCAATATATTGATCGACACTCTTTGTAAGAAAGGACTGGTTTCAAATGCACAGAATATAATCAAGATAATGATTCAAAGGGGTGTGGAACCTGATGTTGTCAATTATAATTCATTGATGGATGGATATTGTCTGTGCAAGCAAATTGATAAGGCTAGAAAGGTATTTGATCTGATGGTGACCAATGAAATAGCTAACATTTTTAGCTACACCATTTTGATCAATGGATATTGTAAGTGCAAAATGATAGATGATGCAAAGGAACTTTTTGATGAAATGTCTCACAAAGGTTTAGTTCCTAATGTTGTTACTTATTCTACTCTTATAGAGGGTATGTTTCAAGCAGGGAGGCCCCAAACTGCACAGGAGCTCTTTAAGGATATGTGCTCTCATGGTCAACAGCCAAATATAGTAACCTTCTCAATTATGATTGATGGCTTGTGTAGACAGGGGAATCTCGATGAAGCACTCACCCTATTGAAAGAAATGGAGGAAAGTCAGTTGAAGCCTGATCTTGTGACCCATTGCATTCTGATCAATG GTACTTGCAAGGATATGACTACAACTTCACCTTTCTAA
- the LOC122724552 gene encoding cell surface glycoprotein 1-like, with translation MVRIKMRATGGPFWWKKLGLPRPIPSDSDDDAQDAPPPTTTNAETPPATSTGTGRTDSPAVQIYRRQKKRQRPPPPPSTIAPTADPEGKKLPEATTPTGHSQKRPRTQSPPRSKPEPEPTIAKDTDAPTDLPSDVPTDSTTDVPTDLPSAMASDVLSDLPSAPTIDVPTDAPTDAPTDSTSAMPSDAPRDLPSDVPSDVPTDTLSDMPSNLPSDLPRPTHPDHIVKALTFNKISERTRLLKISSLPYHPGVRHNHGL, from the exons ATGGTAAGGATCAAGATGAGAGCCACCGGCGGACCATTCTGGTGGAAGAAATTAGGGCTTCCGAGACCCATCCCTTCCGACAGTGATGACGACGCACAGGACGCGCCACCACCAACCACCACCAACGCCGAGACACCACCGGCCACAAGCACAGGAACAGGACGCACCGATTCACCGGCCGTCCAGATATATCGCCGGCAAAAGAAACGGCAAAGACCGCCGCCCCCACCATCCACAATAGCCCCGACGGCAGACCCTGAGGGCAAAAAGCTACCCGAAGCCACCACTCCCACCGGCCACAgccagaaacggccaagaactcAGTCGCCACCAAGGTCCAAGCCAGAACCGGAACCTACCATCGCCAAAGACACTGATGCGCCCACGGATCTGCCAAGTGATGTGCCCACCGATTCCACCACTGATGTGCCCACAGACTTGCCCAGCGCTATGGCCAGCGATGTGCTTAGCGATTTGCCCTCCGCTCCCACCATTGATGTACCTACTGATGCGCCCACTGATGCGCCAACCGATTCCACCAGCGCTATGCCCAGCGATGCGCCCAGGGACTTACCAAGTGATGTGCCTAGCGATGTGCCCACAGACACACTCAGTGATATGCCCAGcaatttgcccagcgatttgcccaggccAACACACCCAGATCACATCGTCAAAGCACTGACATTCAACAAAATTTCTGAACGCACCAGGCTGCTTAAAATTTCATCCCTACCATATCATCCAG GAGTTCGGCATAaccatgggctgtga